The segment ACCACAGTGACGACAAAACCGGGTGGTACCACAGCCACTTTCTGCGCTGCAGCCATGCACGCAGCCCAAGGCCTCGCCGGGCCGCAGCCCAACAGGTTCGTTGGTTCCGCTGGTTGCCGCCACGCCTTTGAAGGCCGAGTTGGCAAACACGATCTGTCGATATTGATTGATCACTACAATTCCGATGGGGAACATATCCACCAGAGCAGCGGGCACCGCCTTGCCCACGGCTCTGACATCCCTGTTCAATTCTTCAGTGCTCGCTCGATCGACGGGCAGAAAATCTGTTTCTTTCCCCCTGAACATGACAGCTCCTTTGTCCTGCAACGGCTTTGAACGACGAATCACGCCTGTGACTTTTATTGCCACTAAGGTCACACGGCCTGGAGAGCAATTCCCACCAGTAATATATTTTCAGTCACACTACGGGCTCAAAATCATCAAAAATTAATATATTGATTAAGCCAAACTTACCCCGCCCCTCTCTCCGAGACAAGTCCCAACATTCAGCCTTTCGAGCAACTACAGCTTCCATCGTACGATCTCTCGCGCAGCAATCGCCATTCCCACACGGGCATTTTCAACGCAGGATTCATGAACCATCATGAACTGACTCCGTGACAAACCACATCATTCAACAACGCAGACTCCCCTGCTCCTTCCGCCGAGTTCTGGACATCAACACAGACAATGTCTATCGTCTTTCAATGTTTATTTTTTGTACTACTGAGCCTGCGTATGGCCTCTAAATCAGCCTTTGCCCAAGATATCATGAGGTCCATTGCGAGTATTCGACAAGGCTGGGGCAGGGAATACCGCAAGACCTCCTGTCTGGACGACACAGTGGCGGTCAACTCCGAGGCCACAGTCTTGGATAAAGTGGATCTGAATATTGAACGTATCTCCGTCAAGCTGACGCACCGCTCACTGTTCCCAGCAGAGCACCAATGCTGGAAGCAAAGTCATCCCAAGCCAAAGCATCACATGCACGGGCGCGACTTTAATCTTGGCGACCACATCTCCCGCTGACCTATGCCCAATTCCGCTCCCCCCTGGAAAACCCTGGCCTGGAACGGCGTCAGCCTGGACGTCCCTCCTGACTGGGACCCCGTGGAGCTTGAAGCCCACTCCCTGCGGGCAACGGGCACAGGCGGCCTGTTTCTTGAGTTGAAATGGGAACGAGGCACACGAGGGTTTGATGCTCGCAAGCGCCTGGACAAGGTTGGTGGTGAAATCGCTGCCGGAGCGACCCATGCCGAAGTCCCTCTTCAAATCACTGCGGCCGCCGAGGTTCTGGAAAACACCAAAATAGAAACCAAAACTTTCGCCTGGACCGCATCGGGTAAGCAACAGGCTGCAGGCCTGATTTTGCACTGCCCTCAGGCCCACACCGCTGCACTGGCCCAGGTCGTCTTTCCTGAGAGCATGCCCCCATCTTGGGGCGCTGCGGCGCGCCTGCTGGCGGGAATACGATTTCATGGAACCGACGGCCATGTCCCTTGGGCCGCATACGGCATCAAGGCTTTAGTTCCCGGTGAACTGAGGCTGTCATCCTACTCGTTTCACCCCGGCCACTTCAGGCTACGCTTTGCAGGCCGATCCCGGAGGGGCGCCACGGAGTTGATCCTTGATCGGCTGGGACCGGCAGACGTGCTGCTGGGCAATACAGCCCTGCATACCTATACGGATAAACTCTATGGCGGATGTGGAGCCGAACCCGGATTCTTTGTGCCTGGGCCGGGACCATCTGCAGCCTCCGGACAAGCCCAACCTCGCCCGGGCCTGCTGGCCCGGCTAAAGCGTAACGGTGCGTACAGGGCACTCAAAGGCAAGGCGTGGCTGCCCGGTGACAACAAAATTCTTGCGGTCTACATGCGTGGCAGAAGTCCCGACACCCTGGACTGCTTTGACAGCATCTGCGAGGCCTATGCTCTGGACAACCAAGAAACGAACTGATCCCTCCAGACCGAGAATAAATTCCTCGCCACGAACCGCCACTGTAAGAAATACCGTTGCTGCGGTTCGTGGGCGATCTTCCACAAATATCACGCAAAAAAGCCCGGCCCCCAAGCGGGACCGGACTTTCCAAATTCATCGCATCTCAACAATCCCATCAGTCTATTGAGAGATACTTGAAGGCAGGGCAAAAGAAAAAATAAAGACCGAAGTGTACCTTGCCGCACATAAGGGTTTGATTTGTTTGCAGCAACACCGCAATCGAGCCTCTATCGACAGCCCTAAACTACTTATCCAGGCAGTCCAGGCAGGCCCCTGCTTCCTCGGCAGTGAATTCATCCTGTCCCGATGTCGCGTCACCCAGAATTCTGGCAACAGCCTTCTCCAGAAACTCCAAAGGCATCGAGCCTTCAAGGGGGGCACCGTTGTACAAATAGACGGGTACTCCGCGGAAACCGTAGCTCTGGAATTCCAGAAAATCATCACGCACAAAGCCGCTTAGACGCTCGTCACTCAGGTCCTGAGCCAGGCGCACAGCGTCAACACCCTCGACCTGAGTCGCATACTCCAGCAGCTTGGCCTGCTGATCTTCGGCGTTGCGAACCTCATCCTGATGCTCAAAGGCCAACATGTAAAACTCCCAGGCCAGGGCAGGGTCCTGGAACCCAAGGGCCTCGAACAACCGCCCCCCGAACTCTCCAGTCTCGGACATGGGAACATGCTTCGCCATGTAACGAATCTTGCCCGGATGGCGGCGCATGAGTTCCTTCATATTTTTGGCACCCTTGGCGCAATAGGCACACAGGAAATCCGTATAGGCCACCACGGTGACGGGTGCCTGTGCATCACCCAGCATCGGTCGCTGGAGGTCAATGGTCGGATCAAGAGGATCAGCCAACTTTTCATAAAAACGCTTTTCAGCATCCCGTGCCCGACGCGCTTTGGAACCGGCCTCAGCCAACTCCAACACGGCGATGGAATCGTTTTCCAGCGCCTGCAAGACGATCTCGGGATTCTCGCGCAGTGTTTTCTGAATACGCTGATCCAGTTCCTGATCCGAAAGCTGAGCCGCACAACCCGGCAGCAGCAGTGCGGCCAAGGCCGCAGCAAGCAAAGGTTTCTTCATTCTATTTCCTCTCAGCGGGCCAGAGCCCGCAATGAATCAAATCAATGTTCGCACAACAGTTCCCGTGGGTACCGAATTCCAAAGACCGGGGCAACGACTTCGTTAGATGATGCCATGCAGCGGACCACCGGGAGCGCCCAAAGCATCCACTCGCCGTTCCACATCCGGGTCATCTTCCAGAGGCGGGGCATGGTAGGTCTTCAACCGGCCATCGAGAACCAACGGCCCTGTGCAGCCCCAATGCTTGCAATGGGTAAAGGCTCCAGCACCATACATGTCCGTTGCCGGGTCCGAGCGGGTAAAGGCCACCCACAGGAAATTGTCCCAATCACGGGCAGTGAACTCGGCATCATCCACACAGACGACCAGCGGGAATCCATCCAATCCACCGGATTTGTCCAAGGCATTGGCCAGTCGATTCATGAGCGGATCATGCTCATCACGCCCGCGCTTGTGGGCCGGACCGCGCACAACCAGAATGCCCGGGGCAAAGACTCGCAGATCCGAGAATCCAGGAGGCAGGGAGAGGTCCGAAGGCGGCGTTACAGCCAAGGTCCGCCTCTTAGGCCCACAGGAAGCCCAAAGCAGCTTGGAGCCCTGATTCAGGCTGATACCGGAATAATCCAGGGTATCCATGGTTGTCCGGGTCACAAAATGCAAGTCGCGGGTCAAATCAACCCGCTCCAGCATGTGCCGGATGAATTCGGGAATGTGGTGTGCGCTCAGATGTGCATCGTCCTCGCGGGCGGCAATGAGTACGTACTTGGAAAGCGAGGTCTGGCTTGTGCCCAACAGGGCCATGCCGTTGGTCAGCAGTTCCTGAGGGCGACGCTCCTCGGCATAGGGAACATAACGCTCACTGCCCACAGCCAGAAGCAGAGGATGCACTCCAGCAGCGTCCACGGCATGGACTTCGTGTACTCCCGAGAACACTGTTGGTACCAGCTCGGAAGTCAATTCATGAATGAAGGCCCCGAACATCGTGTCTTCCTGCGGGGGGCGCCCCACAGTGGTGAACGGCCAGACCGCACCGTCGCGATGATACACCGCATCCACAGTGAGTACCGGGAAATCATGTGCAAGGCTGTAATAACCCAGGTGGTCGCCAAAGGGCCCTTCGGGCTTTTCGCCCCGGGCCGAGATATGCCCACAGATGCAAAAATCGGCCTGTGCCAGAATGGGCAACTGCCCCGGGCGTTTAACCATCTGCATGCGGTGGCCGGCCAGCGCTCCGGCAAAAAACAGCTCGGGCATCCCGTCGGGCAGGGGCATGATCGCGCCCATGGTCATGGCCGGAGGCCCACCGACAAAGACGTTCACAGGCAGAGATTCACCCTTGGCAAGGGCCTCTGAATGGTGGTGCCCCAGCCCCCTGTGGATCTGGTAATGCAGGCCCACTTCACGATCAGGCTGATAATCGTTGCCGGTGAGTTGCACCCGGTACATACCCAGGTTGGAGCCTCCGAAACCGGGCTTGTTCGGGCTCTCGGAATAGACCTGCGGCAGGGTCACATACGCACCGCCGTCCAGGGGCCAGGACTTCAGATGCGGCAGCTCGGAAATGGTGGTTTTATGAGCCATTACCGGCCCACCAGGCTGAGACTTGGGCATGGTGTTATACAAGGCAAGCGGGGTCTTCAGATATTTCCAGGGCTGCTTCAATGCGACCAGAGGGTCGACCTTGAGTTGGAACAACCGCTCCAGAAGCCCGAGAGTGTCGCGAAACAGGAAGCGAACCCGATCCAGAGTGCCGAACACGTTGGCGACCATGGGAAATCTGGTTCCGCGCACATTCTCAAACAGCAATGCAGGGCCACCAGCCTGAAACACTCGTCGCTGCACGACCCCTATCTCGATATTGGGTTCCATCTCCTCGCGGATGCGAACCAGTTGCCCCTGTTCTTCCAGAGCGAGCAGGCATTCCTGCATGTTTCTATAGCCCATTAATGCCACCTTTGGTATAAGTCTCATTCACAAAGGAAAATCTGCCCCATCAAGGGCCTGTTTGCAAGGGGCTCGCCCCCTGTAACCCTCACAGACATCATGGAGAACGCATGCTGAAAAAGCTCGTCATTACGTTCATGCTGGGAATAATGGTCTTCACAGGTGCCAACCTGTTTGCTGCTGGCAATGCCTCCAATGGCGAAAAGCTAGCCAAAGGCTGCAAATGCCACAAGGGCGAACTGGAAGGCTGGTCCGAGGAGAAGTTGACTCAGACACTTACAGATTTCAAAACAGGGAAGCTCATCAATAAATTCATGAACAAAAAGGCCGCCAGCCTGTCCGATCAGGACATCGCTGACCTCGCCACATGGTTCGCCAGCCAGAAGTAACCGAGTTCAACACAACATAAAAGGCCCGGAGCATCTGCTTCGGGCCTTTTTCGTTTTCAATCCCACTCTCATTACGCGTGTTCTAAAGCACGACAAACACACCAGTGGCTCAAAGGAATTATTAAGGCGCAGGCAGGCTTGAAATCTCAGAGAAGCAGAATATTGACCAATCGGCCCGGTTCATGCCTTTACAAGCACATCGAAACCTCATAAATCTATCAAAACGCTGGGGGAGCCCACGGGCTGAGAAGGGACTTGTTCCCGACCCTTTGAACCTGACGCAGTTGATGCTGCCGTAGGGAAGCCGGTTTCGACATTTCCAGACCTCGTCCGAACCGCGCATGCACCCGATGCAAGCGCTTTTCTTTTTTCAGGACGACGGCCCCTCGACCGACCTCCTCAGGTAAATCACCCCAGCCAAACGCTGGAGCACCCATGACCGTCACCATAAACGGCCAGGAAACGACCCTTCCGCCACTGACCACCGTACTGGCCCTGTTGCGAAATAAAGAGCTCGATCCAGCTTCCGTTGTCGTAGAAAGAAACGGCGACATCATTCAGGGCGACGCCTTTGGGACCACAGAGCTGGTCGATGGCGATCGCCTGGAAATCCTCCGCTTTGTCGGCGGAGGCTGAGGAGCATGAATTCCATGAACGATCTCTTCGACATCGGCGGTAAAAGCCTGCAGAGCCGCCTGTTCATCGGCACTGGCAAATTTGCCGACGACACCCTGATCCCCCAGGTCTGTGAGGCTTCGGGTTCTCAGGTCATCACCACAGCGCTGCGTCGTGTGGATATGGATGCAGCCACTGACAACATCATGCAGCACATCCCCGAGCAGATGACCCTGCTGCCCAACACCTCTGGTGCCCGCAATGCGGACGAAGCCATCCGCATCGCACGACTGGCCAGGGCCATGGGCTGTGGAGACTGGATCAAAATCGAAGTCATTTCCGACTCCAAATATCTACTGCCCGACGGTTATGAAACCGCCAAGGCCACCGAGGTTCTTTCCAAGGAAGGATTCGTGGTGCTGCCCTACATGAACCCGGATCTGTACGTCGCCCGTAGCCTCGTGGACGCAGGTGCCGCCGCAATCATGCCCTTGGGCGCCCCCATTGGAACCAACCGGGGCCTACGCACCGAGGAAATGGTGCGTATCCTGATCGAGGAGATCGACCTGCCCATCATCGTGGATGCGGGTATCGGCAAACCCAGCGAGGCCTGTCAGGCCATGGAAATGGGCGCTGATGCCGTGCTGGTCAACACCGCCATTGCCACCGCAGACGACCCCATTGCCATGGGCCATGCCTTTGGAAATGCCGTAGCCGCTGGTCGTCAGGCGTTTCTGGCAGGGCCTGGAGCCACGCGAACCCTGGCCACAGCGTCTTCACCACTGACCGGATTCCTCGGTGGAGGTCAGTCATGAGCTTTCTGCCCGCCTGCAAGGAGCTTGATCGCCAACCCCTGGGAGATATGATCCGTAATTTTGGGGAAAATGCCGTGCTGCGAGCATTGGACAAGCCCACCCTGTCCTCCGAGGACTACATGGCGCTATTGTCGCCCGCTGCCGAGCCGCATCTCGAAGCCATGGCCCAGGCCGCTCACAAGCGTACGCTCCAGCATTTCGGACGCACCATCCAATTGTTCACCCCGCTCTATCTGGCTAATCATTGCAGCAACCACTGTGTTTACTGTGGATTCAATGCACGCAACGATATTCCGCGGAGCCAACTGAGCATGGACGAGCTGCGAGTCGAAGCCGAGGCCATTGCAGCTACAGGCCTGAAGCACCTGCTGATCCTGACCGGTGAGGCCCCGAACAAGGCCGGAGTGGATTATCTGGAAGAGGCCGTCACCGTCCTCGCCCCGATCTTTCCCTCCGTGTCCATTGAAGTCTTCCCCATGGACGAAGCCGACTACGTCCGCCTGATCGGTGCCGGGGTGGATGGGCTCACAGTCTTTCAGGAGACTTATAATAAGGAGCTTTACGAAAAGCTGCACCCGGCAGGTCCAAAGCGGGTTTACGATTATCGCTTGGAAGCCCCGGACCGGGGTTGCCGCGCGGGAATGCGAGTGGTCAATATCGGTGGGTTGCTGGGCCTGGATGACTGGCGACGCGAATCGTTCATGACAGGGATGCACGCCGCTCATCTGCTGCACGCCTATCCCGGCGTTGATATTGCCGTGTCCCTACCACGCATGCGACCCCATACCGGGGCGTTCCAGCCCGCACACATCGTGGACGACCGACAACTCGTTCAGATCATGACCGCCCTCAGATTGTTCCTGCCCCGGGTCTCAATCACCATTTCCACTCGCGAGGCCCCGGAGTTCCGCGACAATATTCTGCCTCTGGGCGTCACGCGCATGTCTGCCGGTGTGACCACAGCTGTTGGCGGTCACACCAAAGGCAACGACACTGCTCAATTCGATATCTCTGACCCGCGTAGTGTGGATGAAATGTGCAGCGCTCTGAAAACACGGGGATACCAGCCCGTGTTCAAGGACTGGGAACCCATCACTTCCCCCGGCAGTCACGAGATCGCCCGATGAATATCGCCGAACAGGGCATGGCCGCCTATTTGGGTGAAGATGTTCTGAAATACTTCAGACAGATCACCATCGGCATCGCCGGAGCCGGAGGGCTGGGTTCCAACTGCGCCATGCATTTGGTCCGCTCTGGATTTGTTCGTCTGGTCATCTCGGATTTCGACATGGTCGAACCCTCAAACCTGAACCGGCAATTCTACTTCCTGAATCAGGTGGGCATGGCCAAGGTGGATGCGCTGTCCGAAAACCTGTGGGCCATCAACCCGGACGCGCGGATCACTGCCCACAACCTCCGGATAGACAAAGGCAATGCCGCCGACCTGTTCGCGGATTGCGACGTGGTGGTGGAAGCATTGGACGATCCCGCAGCCAAGAAGATGCTGGCCGAGGCCATGCTGATGCAGAATAAGCTCTTTGTCGCGGCCTCGGGCATGGGCGGTTGCGGCAGGGCTGATGCCATTGTCACCCGCCGCCTGCGCGACGACTTCATTCTCGTGGGCGACATGGAAACGGAATGCGGAGCCACCGCACCACCACTGGCCCCCATGGTGGGAGTAGCTGCTGCCAAACAGGCCGATGCCGTGCTGGCGCACGTGCTTGATCGTTATATGGAGGAACACCATGACTAACGGACGAGAGCTGGTGACCACATTCATCAGCACAGGCGGGCTCTATTGCCTGACTGCCGAAAAGTTTTCCGCAGGACGAAACAACATCGATGTCGTTCGCGCCATGTTGGATGCGGGAATCAAGATCATCCAATACCGCGAAAAGACCAAGAAAATGGGTGCTAAATACAAGGAATGTATCGCCCTGCGCGAAATGACGCGCCAGGCCGGGGCCGCCTTGATCATCAATGACGATATTGATCTGGCCCTGCTGGTGGATGCCGACGGTGTCCATGTGGGACAGGAGGACCTGCCCGTGCCTGCCGTACGCGAGTTGGTGGGCGAAGACATGGCCATTGGCCTGTCCACCCACGCCCCCGAGGAAGCTCGGGCTGCCTTGCGGAACGGTGCCGACTACATTGGTGTAGGCCCCATCTTCCGGACCTTTACCAAGGAAGATGTGTGCGAACCCGTAGGCTTTGAGTACCTGAACCATGTGGCGAAAAACATCGATCTGCCCTTTGTGGCCATCGGTGGAATCAAGGTTCACAACATAGCCCAGGTGACCAGCCACGGAGCCAAATGTGTTGCACTCGTGACTGAAATCGTCGAGGCCGAAGACATCGCCGGACGCATTGAAGAATTGAATGACGCCATGACCAGCGCCTAGCGCGGGCAGACCGGAGCCGGGTCCAAGCCATGACAACAACAGGGGCCCACCATGTTGAGATCGCGAGCCGATCTTTCATGCCACAATAAAAAACGGGCGTTCCCGCAAGGGAGCGCCCGTTTTCATTTCAATCATGATGGCTCACATTAAGCACTGACTGTTCAAAGCCCCAAGGCTTCCAGCTCCGGCCCGAGATAAGCGCGCTCGTTCTCGCCCAGAATTCCGAGGGACAGGCAAATCAGCGTCCAGAGGTGGACTGTATGCCAGTTCTCCTCAAAGTGATCCGCAAGGTCGTGAATCTGGGAGTGACAGTTATGGCATGGGGCAATGCAATAATGCGCGCCCGTGGCCACAATCTGATCCCGTTTGCGCTTGCCATATGCACGCCGAGCTTCATTATACCCGGACTGCAGGGAACCGCCACCACCACCGCAACAATAGTTGTTGGACTTGTTGGGGTGCATGTCCACAAAGTTCTCCTCGCCCACCACAGCCTTGACCACGAAACGCAGGTCGTTGGCGATGTTATCGCCCTGGGATTTGCGCACCAACTGGCAAGGATCCTGTACCGTGAATTTCAAACCCAATTCACGGTTCCAGTCGCTGTTCACAGGCAACTTGCCTTCGCGAATCCAGCGGGCGTACCAGGAAATGACGCTCTCCAGGGAAAACGAGGGAGTGATATTGAATTTTTGCAGCCCGGCCCGGACTGCGTAGAATTCGTGTCCTCACTCAGTATTGAGCCAGACTTTGCAGTCCAACTCTTCCACGGCCTCCACCTTCCCGCGCACAATCTTTTCCCAGTTTTTCTCGTCAGCGGCGAACATGCAATAGTTCTCCGCCGCCCACCCCAGGGTGGCATAAGTCCAATCAGCCCCCACGTAATCCAGAATCTTCCACAACGGAACCATCTCATCCGGCTCGGTCATGGGTTCACGAGAGTTCTGATTCAGGAAAAAGTGTGCACCCTTCTTGTTCAGCGGGGCCTGCAAATGCTCCTGCCCAGGCTGTGACTCATGGACCTCGTCCAAAACGTCTTCGACCACAAAGGCAAAGTCCTCAGGACTGGCGCCCATAGCCGAATGCGTGGCGGTTTTCAGGCTCTGATCGCAGGAAGCCACGATGCCTTTGGGCCGCTTTTCACGCGGCCAACAGGTACGGGCATAATAGATCAGACTCGGAATATCGATATTCATGGGGCAGACGTGCTGGCAGCGCTTGCACATGGTGCACATCCAGACCCAGGGAGTCTCGACCAGTTCCTGGTCCAGCCCCAGAGAGGCCATGCGCAGGAACTTGCGAGGATCCATGCCCTCAAGCCCAGAGGCAGGGCAGCCCGAGGAACACAACCCACAGGTCAGACACGTGGTATAATGCCCGTCCTGAGGCAATAATTCCATGGCTTTGGCCTTGAAAGAAGGCCGCTTGGAAGTGTATGATTCACTCATAATTTGTCCTTCATGTTGGCCGCCCCGGTACGGGGTGGCCTTTTCAATGGCGCGGTATACTACCCCCGCCCCGGCAAGGCAATTGCTCACACAACTATTCGTAGCCTGATCGATCACGCAAGCTATTTGCACCTTATCAGAAGTGGTACAATTTAGTGATAGAAAGGTTGCACTCAACAATTCGTTCAACTAGAACTACCCTGTTCGGGGCGTGCAAACACGCTTCGGCAGGCCACCAGGGGCAAAATGCCCGAAAGGAGTACCCCATGCAGCATGCGGCCATGTTCCCGCTGCACGACTCATCATACCCGCAGGCTCAGCCTGTGGCCACCGTGGAAGGCGCCAATGCAGACTGATGTTCTGATCATCGGTGCCGGAGCCACCGGCACGGGCATCGCACGCGATCTCGCCCTGCGCGGTGTGCACTGCGTGGTGACTGAAAGCGGCGACATCAATGCTGGCGCGTCGGGAGGCAACCACGGCCTGCTGCACAGTGGCGGGCGATACGTATCTAATGATACCGAAGCAGCCCGGGAATGCCACGAGGAAAACCTGCTGCTCAAGCGCTTGGCTCCCCAGTGCGTCGAGGACTGTGGCGGGCTGTTCGTTGCCGTTCAGGGTGACGATGAAAATTTCATCGCCGATTATCCCGGCTGGTGCGCCAAGGCCGGAGTCCCGGTCAAGACCATCGATCCAGATCTGGCCCGCGAAATGGAACCCGTCCTCTCGGACAAGCTTATCGCAGCTTATGAAGTTGCCGATGCATCCATCGATCCGTTCAAGCTTTCTCTCGAGAACATGGCCCACGCCAAGGCCCTGACCGGCTCCACTCTCTTGCGGCGCACGGCTGTG is part of the Desulfovibrio ferrophilus genome and harbors:
- a CDS encoding DsbA family protein, with amino-acid sequence MKKPLLAAALAALLLPGCAAQLSDQELDQRIQKTLRENPEIVLQALENDSIAVLELAEAGSKARRARDAEKRFYEKLADPLDPTIDLQRPMLGDAQAPVTVVAYTDFLCAYCAKGAKNMKELMRRHPGKIRYMAKHVPMSETGEFGGRLFEALGFQDPALAWEFYMLAFEHQDEVRNAEDQQAKLLEYATQVEGVDAVRLAQDLSDERLSGFVRDDFLEFQSYGFRGVPVYLYNGAPLEGSMPLEFLEKAVARILGDATSGQDEFTAEEAGACLDCLDK
- a CDS encoding UbiD family decarboxylase; this translates as MGYRNMQECLLALEEQGQLVRIREEMEPNIEIGVVQRRVFQAGGPALLFENVRGTRFPMVANVFGTLDRVRFLFRDTLGLLERLFQLKVDPLVALKQPWKYLKTPLALYNTMPKSQPGGPVMAHKTTISELPHLKSWPLDGGAYVTLPQVYSESPNKPGFGGSNLGMYRVQLTGNDYQPDREVGLHYQIHRGLGHHHSEALAKGESLPVNVFVGGPPAMTMGAIMPLPDGMPELFFAGALAGHRMQMVKRPGQLPILAQADFCICGHISARGEKPEGPFGDHLGYYSLAHDFPVLTVDAVYHRDGAVWPFTTVGRPPQEDTMFGAFIHELTSELVPTVFSGVHEVHAVDAAGVHPLLLAVGSERYVPYAEERRPQELLTNGMALLGTSQTSLSKYVLIAAREDDAHLSAHHIPEFIRHMLERVDLTRDLHFVTRTTMDTLDYSGISLNQGSKLLWASCGPKRRTLAVTPPSDLSLPPGFSDLRVFAPGILVVRGPAHKRGRDEHDPLMNRLANALDKSGGLDGFPLVVCVDDAEFTARDWDNFLWVAFTRSDPATDMYGAGAFTHCKHWGCTGPLVLDGRLKTYHAPPLEDDPDVERRVDALGAPGGPLHGII
- a CDS encoding c-type cytochrome, with the translated sequence MLKKLVITFMLGIMVFTGANLFAAGNASNGEKLAKGCKCHKGELEGWSEEKLTQTLTDFKTGKLINKFMNKKAASLSDQDIADLATWFASQK
- the thiS gene encoding sulfur carrier protein ThiS; its protein translation is MTVTINGQETTLPPLTTVLALLRNKELDPASVVVERNGDIIQGDAFGTTELVDGDRLEILRFVGGG
- a CDS encoding thiazole synthase, whose amino-acid sequence is MNDLFDIGGKSLQSRLFIGTGKFADDTLIPQVCEASGSQVITTALRRVDMDAATDNIMQHIPEQMTLLPNTSGARNADEAIRIARLARAMGCGDWIKIEVISDSKYLLPDGYETAKATEVLSKEGFVVLPYMNPDLYVARSLVDAGAAAIMPLGAPIGTNRGLRTEEMVRILIEEIDLPIIVDAGIGKPSEACQAMEMGADAVLVNTAIATADDPIAMGHAFGNAVAAGRQAFLAGPGATRTLATASSPLTGFLGGGQS
- the thiH gene encoding 2-iminoacetate synthase ThiH, which gives rise to MSFLPACKELDRQPLGDMIRNFGENAVLRALDKPTLSSEDYMALLSPAAEPHLEAMAQAAHKRTLQHFGRTIQLFTPLYLANHCSNHCVYCGFNARNDIPRSQLSMDELRVEAEAIAATGLKHLLILTGEAPNKAGVDYLEEAVTVLAPIFPSVSIEVFPMDEADYVRLIGAGVDGLTVFQETYNKELYEKLHPAGPKRVYDYRLEAPDRGCRAGMRVVNIGGLLGLDDWRRESFMTGMHAAHLLHAYPGVDIAVSLPRMRPHTGAFQPAHIVDDRQLVQIMTALRLFLPRVSITISTREAPEFRDNILPLGVTRMSAGVTTAVGGHTKGNDTAQFDISDPRSVDEMCSALKTRGYQPVFKDWEPITSPGSHEIAR
- the thiF gene encoding sulfur carrier protein ThiS adenylyltransferase ThiF, which produces MNIAEQGMAAYLGEDVLKYFRQITIGIAGAGGLGSNCAMHLVRSGFVRLVISDFDMVEPSNLNRQFYFLNQVGMAKVDALSENLWAINPDARITAHNLRIDKGNAADLFADCDVVVEALDDPAAKKMLAEAMLMQNKLFVAASGMGGCGRADAIVTRRLRDDFILVGDMETECGATAPPLAPMVGVAAAKQADAVLAHVLDRYMEEHHD
- the thiE gene encoding thiamine phosphate synthase, which gives rise to MTNGRELVTTFISTGGLYCLTAEKFSAGRNNIDVVRAMLDAGIKIIQYREKTKKMGAKYKECIALREMTRQAGAALIINDDIDLALLVDADGVHVGQEDLPVPAVRELVGEDMAIGLSTHAPEEARAALRNGADYIGVGPIFRTFTKEDVCEPVGFEYLNHVAKNIDLPFVAIGGIKVHNIAQVTSHGAKCVALVTEIVEAEDIAGRIEELNDAMTSA
- a CDS encoding (Fe-S)-binding protein, with protein sequence MSESYTSKRPSFKAKAMELLPQDGHYTTCLTCGLCSSGCPASGLEGMDPRKFLRMASLGLDQELVETPWVWMCTMCKRCQHVCPMNIDIPSLIYYARTCWPREKRPKGIVASCDQSLKTATHSAMGASPEDFAFVVEDVLDEVHESQPGQEHLQAPLNKKGAHFFLNQNSREPMTEPDEMVPLWKILDYVGADWTYATLGWAAENYCMFAADEKNWEKIVRGKVEAVEELDCKVWLNTEUGHEFYAVRAGLQKFNITPSFSLESVISWYARWIREGKLPVNSDWNRELGLKFTVQDPCQLVRKSQGDNIANDLRFVVKAVVGEENFVDMHPNKSNNYCCGGGGGSLQSGYNEARRAYGKRKRDQIVATGAHYCIAPCHNCHSQIHDLADHFEENWHTVHLWTLICLSLGILGENERAYLGPELEALGL